The DNA segment GCGATTGGCAGTATCATTTCGTTTCCGTCGTTTCAAAAAAGCCTATATGCTTTTGGGAGCGAAGAGAATCAAAAACACAGGGAAAATCCAATCGCTTATGCAGAATCCCTGGGTTACACTAACCCCATCGATCAAATTTTACTGACGGCAATTCTTGCACCAAACTCTCATAATTCTCAACCATGGAAATTCAAAAAAACCTCAGATTCTGAGTTTTATCTATATGGTGATGGAGACAAACAGTTACCAGAGATTGACCCTATCAATCGTCAATTTTACCATACACAAGGTTGTTTTTTAGAACTTTGTCACCTAACGGCAGATTCATTAATGTTTGATACTACTATCAAACTTTTTCCTAATGGAAAACCAAAATCAAATTCATTTTCCAAAACACCAATTGCAAAGGTATCTATCCAACCCAAAACAAAATGTGTACATGACTTTTTATTTTCTGGCATTAACAAAAGAAGGATGAATCGATCTGTATACTCTGGTGATCTTCTCAGAAATGAAGAACTGGAAGAAATCCAATCCTTGGCTCGACCCTTTGTTCAAAACATACGTTGGACAAATGATCCTTCTTTAATGAATTCCATTTTGCCTGTACTAGACGAAGCGTTTGCCATGGAAACCAATCGTTATGAATCCAATGAACTCAATCGTAAATGGTTTCGTTTAACGGAAGAATCTATGTTAACAAACCGAGATGGATTAACGTTGGAAGGAAACGGATTATCTGGTCTC comes from the Leptospira ellinghausenii genome and includes:
- a CDS encoding Acg family FMN-binding oxidoreductase; protein product: MKHSRESFLKKSLAIGSIISFPSFQKSLYAFGSEENQKHRENPIAYAESLGYTNPIDQILLTAILAPNSHNSQPWKFKKTSDSEFYLYGDGDKQLPEIDPINRQFYHTQGCFLELCHLTADSLMFDTTIKLFPNGKPKSNSFSKTPIAKVSIQPKTKCVHDFLFSGINKRRMNRSVYSGDLLRNEELEEIQSLARPFVQNIRWTNDPSLMNSILPVLDEAFAMETNRYESNELNRKWFRLTEESMLTNRDGLTLEGNGLSGLKLWFAKKFFVNLSKESWHSEDSKKAGIQMFRSQVYSSKALVFFLSEGKDDETTWIQTGRDFMRYTLSCAVKNIAFHTMNQAVEDYPESRVFTKKLKQILKLKPNEEIQLIARLGRSSYQFDSLRRDLKSFLL